A genomic segment from Desulfovibrio sp. encodes:
- a CDS encoding FAD-binding protein: MSKMPIIFVFSDKKDRLPEIIAGALALGEDVCAFVVGTDEDAQYAASLGAGVVYTFAPQQDVMLEDYAPSFSALVAGCGKKAMVLLPPSKRGRALAARMGVQLGAAVANEVTKVEIADSVTVGRMVFGGLASGSEKITSPVCVLTLSSGSFEPAAPDASRKAELKQGAFVPPAIMPKVVGQTPKQGSSVDLCKAKKVLCVGRGFAKKEDLALAENLATVIGAELGCSRPVAEGEGWMERERYIGVSGVMLKADVYFAVGVSGQIQHMVGANGSKVIIAVSKDKNAPIFNFVDYGIVGDLYKVLPGLTSLLK, from the coding sequence ATGTCTAAAATGCCCATAATTTTTGTGTTCAGCGATAAAAAGGACCGCCTGCCCGAAATCATCGCCGGGGCGCTCGCCCTGGGCGAAGACGTGTGCGCTTTTGTGGTGGGCACCGACGAGGACGCCCAGTACGCAGCATCGCTTGGCGCTGGCGTCGTTTACACGTTTGCCCCGCAGCAAGACGTAATGCTTGAAGATTACGCCCCCTCCTTTTCCGCCTTGGTCGCCGGTTGCGGCAAAAAGGCCATGGTTTTGTTGCCCCCCAGCAAGCGCGGTCGTGCCCTGGCCGCCCGCATGGGCGTGCAGCTTGGCGCGGCTGTAGCCAATGAAGTGACCAAGGTTGAAATTGCCGACTCCGTTACCGTCGGTCGCATGGTTTTTGGCGGGTTGGCCTCTGGCAGCGAAAAGATCACCTCACCGGTCTGCGTTCTTACTCTGTCCTCCGGCTCGTTCGAACCAGCAGCCCCGGACGCTTCACGCAAGGCCGAACTGAAGCAGGGCGCTTTTGTGCCCCCGGCCATTATGCCCAAGGTTGTGGGACAGACGCCAAAACAGGGCAGTTCTGTTGATCTGTGTAAAGCCAAAAAGGTGCTTTGCGTAGGGCGCGGATTTGCCAAAAAAGAAGATCTCGCCCTGGCGGAAAATCTCGCCACGGTCATCGGAGCGGAGCTTGGCTGCTCTCGCCCCGTGGCTGAAGGCGAAGGCTGGATGGAGCGTGAACGCTACATTGGCGTCTCGGGCGTGATGCTGAAGGCCGACGTGTACTTTGCCGTGGGCGTTTCCGGCCAGATTCAGCACATGGTTGGGGCCAACGGTTCCAAGGTAATCATCGCGGTAAGTAAGGACAAAAACGCTCCCATCTTCAATTTTGTGGACTACGGCATTGTGGGAGACCTGTATAAGGTATTGCCCGGCCTGACCAGTCTTTTAAAATAA
- a CDS encoding FAD-dependent oxidoreductase, producing the protein MSDDKFDAIIVGAGLAGCTAGYLLAKEGLSVLLIERGNYAGSKNMTGGRLYAHSLEKIIPGFVDEAPIERRVAREKISFLTADSAVTMDYQTARSMRPEEQSYTILRGKFDQWFMEKAESAGAQPIPGVRVEELIVRDGKVCGVKAGDDELEAHVVILADGVNSILGEQLGMVDKVTPHTVAVGVKELIELTPAQMADRFGCEGKDGLAWLFAGYPSNGFLGGGFLYTNENTVSLGLVFGLHSVGLTNKSVPQMLEDFKNHPAVAPLVSGGKLVEYSAHVVPEGGLNMVPKLVGDGVLIAGDAAGFCLNVGYTVRGMDLAVASGEAAAKAVMAARKANDFSERGLASYKTLLDESFIMKDMSLYKNLPAFLDNSRIFNEYPQMVTGVMRQMFTINGPEQPLWKKLWCEIRKVGPLNLMKDGFKGVRSI; encoded by the coding sequence ATGTCGGATGACAAGTTTGACGCAATTATCGTGGGGGCCGGTTTGGCTGGCTGCACCGCTGGCTATCTGCTTGCCAAGGAAGGTCTCTCTGTTCTGCTGATAGAGCGGGGCAACTACGCTGGCAGCAAAAATATGACTGGCGGGCGCCTCTACGCGCACAGCCTGGAAAAGATCATACCCGGGTTTGTTGACGAGGCTCCGATTGAACGTCGCGTCGCCCGCGAAAAGATTTCATTTCTGACCGCAGACAGTGCCGTGACCATGGACTACCAGACCGCGCGTTCCATGCGACCCGAGGAGCAGTCGTACACGATCCTGCGCGGCAAGTTTGATCAGTGGTTTATGGAAAAGGCCGAAAGCGCCGGGGCGCAGCCTATTCCCGGCGTGCGGGTCGAAGAGCTTATCGTGCGCGACGGCAAGGTCTGCGGCGTAAAAGCTGGCGATGATGAGCTTGAGGCCCATGTGGTCATACTGGCGGACGGCGTCAATTCCATACTGGGCGAGCAGCTCGGCATGGTCGACAAGGTCACGCCCCACACTGTGGCCGTTGGTGTGAAAGAACTCATAGAGTTGACCCCCGCCCAGATGGCCGACCGTTTTGGCTGCGAAGGAAAGGATGGCCTGGCCTGGCTGTTTGCCGGGTACCCTTCAAACGGATTCCTTGGCGGTGGCTTTCTTTACACCAACGAAAATACCGTTTCTCTGGGGCTTGTGTTTGGCTTGCACAGCGTGGGCCTCACCAACAAGAGCGTGCCGCAAATGCTGGAAGATTTTAAAAATCATCCGGCTGTGGCCCCCTTGGTGAGCGGCGGCAAGCTTGTTGAGTACTCGGCACACGTTGTGCCTGAGGGTGGGCTCAATATGGTGCCCAAGCTCGTGGGAGACGGTGTGCTGATAGCGGGCGACGCTGCGGGCTTCTGCCTCAACGTGGGCTACACGGTGCGCGGCATGGATCTGGCGGTGGCTTCTGGCGAGGCTGCGGCCAAGGCTGTTATGGCCGCCCGCAAGGCAAACGATTTCAGCGAGAGGGGGCTTGCCTCCTACAAAACCCTTCTGGATGAAAGCTTCATCATGAAGGACATGAGCCTTTATAAAAATCTGCCAGCATTCTTGGATAATTCAAGAATTTTTAACGAGTACCCGCAAATGGTCACGGGCGTTATGCGCCAGATGTTCACCATCAACGGGCCGGAGCAGCCCCTGTGGAAAAAGCTCTGGTGCGAGATCAGAAAGGTTGGCCCCTTGAACCTGATGAAAGACGGCTTCAAAGGAGTGCGGTCCATATGA
- a CDS encoding ferredoxin family protein: protein MNSVNVDVKLGVNKFYVDESNAHIELVDNPDPEEFRKLMMACPAGLYKRGDDGSIFFDYAGCLECGTCRVLCGKTIIKKWEYPCGTLGVEYRFG from the coding sequence ATGAACAGCGTAAACGTGGATGTCAAACTTGGCGTCAATAAATTCTATGTGGATGAAAGCAACGCTCATATTGAACTGGTAGACAACCCTGATCCTGAAGAATTCAGAAAGCTGATGATGGCTTGCCCTGCAGGTTTGTACAAGCGTGGCGATGACGGATCAATATTCTTTGACTACGCAGGCTGTCTTGAATGCGGAACGTGCCGAGTGTTGTGTGGAAAAACAATTATAAAAAAATGGGAGTATCCCTGTGGAACTCTCGGTGTTGAATACAGATTTGGATAA
- the fixA gene encoding putative electron transfer flavoprotein FixA, with the protein MKIISCCKIVPEEQDISVNNDKTLKLDTAGLKISLYDLNALEAGVELAATQEGSTVTALTVGAKVSTSNTKVRKDILSRGADSLAVVGDEALAGILPGETAKIMAGAAKKLGFDLILCGEGSADLYAQQTGLLLGELLGVPTINSVGKITINGSTARVERDLEDEVEIVEVPLPAVLSVTTDINVPKIPSMKAILAASKKPVEEISLADAGYSSAPASTVLSILAPDQADRKREIIEGDSEEQIAAFAANIRKILN; encoded by the coding sequence ATGAAAATCATTTCCTGCTGCAAGATTGTTCCTGAAGAACAGGACATATCCGTAAATAACGATAAAACCCTCAAACTGGACACCGCCGGTTTGAAGATCAGCCTTTATGACCTGAATGCCCTGGAAGCCGGCGTGGAACTGGCGGCTACCCAGGAGGGCAGCACAGTAACTGCCCTGACTGTGGGCGCAAAGGTAAGCACGAGCAACACCAAGGTTCGCAAGGATATTTTGTCCCGTGGGGCAGACAGCCTTGCCGTTGTGGGCGACGAGGCCCTTGCCGGAATCCTGCCCGGTGAAACCGCAAAAATCATGGCTGGAGCCGCAAAAAAATTGGGTTTTGACCTCATTTTGTGCGGCGAAGGTTCGGCCGACCTTTACGCGCAGCAGACCGGCCTGCTTTTGGGCGAGCTTTTGGGCGTGCCCACAATCAACAGCGTGGGCAAAATCACGATCAACGGTTCCACTGCACGGGTAGAACGTGATCTGGAGGACGAAGTGGAAATCGTCGAAGTGCCCTTGCCTGCGGTTCTTTCCGTCACCACCGACATCAACGTGCCCAAGATCCCGAGCATGAAGGCCATTCTGGCAGCCAGCAAAAAGCCTGTGGAGGAAATTTCGCTGGCAGATGCTGGTTATAGTTCTGCCCCCGCCAGCACAGTGCTCTCCATCCTTGCCCCTGATCAGGCTGATCGGAAGAGGGAAATCATCGAGGGCGATTCGGAAGAACAGATCGCAGCTTTTGCGGCCAATATCCGAAAGATTTTGAACTAG